The Canis lupus familiaris isolate Mischka breed German Shepherd chromosome X, alternate assembly UU_Cfam_GSD_1.0, whole genome shotgun sequence genome has a segment encoding these proteins:
- the GAB3 gene encoding GRB2-associated-binding protein 3 isoform X4, with the protein MSAGDAVCTGWLVKSPPERKLQRYAWRKRWFVLRRGRMSGNPDVLEYYRNKHSSKPIRVIDLSECAVWKHVGPGFVRKEFQNNFVFIVKTTSRTFYLVAKTEVEMLVWVYSISQVCNLGHLEDGAAAPAERWPGPPASLQPPAGPPPAPPPAPPPAARALGASLPRGELRGAADDSRSEADFLSLPDYLVLSHCESGRPRHASLPSRCDSWPHAERPPEPTSCDDVFVACAPPPRSSPRPDGSARAPREPDPAPRTPPPRPPKPSHLSERRQDAQPEGAAASRRVSLSGLDNVRTRRGKAGPRRRHLRSPGTPPGTHAGIATSVQPGARLGCRVARSSLSCRPSPRPARPRHC; encoded by the exons GCCTGGCGCAAGCGCTGGTTTGTCCTCCGGCGGGGCCGCATGAGCGGCAACCCCGACGTCCTGGAGTACTACAGGAACAAGCACTCGAGCAAGCCCATCCGCGTGATTGACCTCAGCGAGTGTGCCGTGTGGAAGCACGTGGGCCCTGGCTTCGTCCGCAAGGAATTTCAGAATAACTTCGTGTTCATTGTCAAGACTACGTCTCGTACATTTTATCTGGTGGCCAAGACCGAGGTAGAAATGCTGGTGTGGGTGTACAGCATCAGTCAGGTCTGCAACCTCGGCCACCTGGAGGATGGTGCAG CAGCCCCCGCGGAGCGCTGGCCTGGGCCGCCCGCCTCCCTGCAGCCGCCGGCCGGgcccccccccgcgccgccccccgcgcccccccccgccgcccgcgcgctGGGCGCCTCCTTGCCGAGGGGCGAGCTCCGCGGAGCGGCCGACGACAGCCGGAGCGAGGCCGACTTTCTGTCCCTTCCCGATTACCTGGTCCTGTCCCACTGCGAGAGCGGACGGCCGCGCCACGCCAG CCTGCCCTCCAGGTGCGACAGCTGGCCCCACGCGGAGCGCCCCCCGGAGCCCACGTCGTGCGACGACGTGTTCGTGGCCTGCGCGCCCCCCCCGCGCTCCTCCCCGCGCCCCGACGGCTCGGCCCGCGCGCCCAGGGAGCcggaccccgcgccccgcacgccgcccccgcgccccccgaaGCCGAGCCACCTGTCCGAGCGGCGCCAGGACGCGCAGCCCGAGGGCGCGGCGGCGTCCAGAAGAGTCTCCCTGTCCGGCCTGGACAACGTGAGGACCCGGAGAGGTAAGGCGGgtccccgccgccgccacctCCGCAGTCCCGGGACCCCGCCGGGGACACACGCTGGCATCGCCACCTCCGTTCAGCCCGGTGCCAGGCTCGGCTGTCGCGTGGCCCGCAGCTCTCTCAGTTGCCGGccatccccccgccccgcacGTCCTCGCCACTGTTAG